A stretch of the Thermodesulfobacteriota bacterium genome encodes the following:
- the infB gene encoding translation initiation factor IF-2, with translation MVRVYELAQELGMTNNEFIDELEKLGIEAKSHMSSIEEEKVEVIKNRLTRAKAQELVEKRVRPTVIRRRMKKIEPDIETADAEPLKAELPEVEEPVLHIQKEEEEKPLVEKEIATPSSAPEEIVEKREKPIEQKAVEPEKVVPESVSIVTKHPKEKKHLKRLAEIEEDEDQEKLKPGKKVTRKDTEDSIKLRPSRRKVIYKKKEDHTTRDLYEKEDILGPSRGPAVKKGPPKRIKKKTEITIPKAIKRKIKILETITVNELAKKMGIKVGNVIKKLLDLGVVATINQPLDIDTASLIASDFSYAVESIPIEEDILGKDEDAPEELVHRPPVVTVMGHVDHGKTSLLDAIRETNVIGKEAGGITQHIGAYHVSLPKGDIVFLDTPGHEAFTAMRARGAQVTDIVVLVVAADDGVMSQTVEAINHAKAAGVTLMVAINKIDKPNADIEKVKRSLMEYGLVPEELGGDTVFVEVSAKKKQGINDILELILLQAELLELKANPNKAAKGVVVEAKLDKGRGPVATVLIKEGTLKVSDPFVVGVKFGKIRALINENGEKVTQVGPAMPIEIIGLSGVPEAGDSFIVVDDEKKTRQVALFRQQKKRESELVKTSKIALENLYDKIQEGYVKELNIIVKADVQGSIEALLKALNELSTDSIKLHVIHASVGGIVESDVMLASASNAIIIGFNVKSDTKVQQIAEQEKVSIRFYTIIYDVISDMKKAMEGLLEPTLEEKTLGRAEVRSTFNISRTGTIAGSFVLNGKIVKGEHARLLRDNVVIHDGKIYSLKRFKDDVKEVESGYECGIGIENFNDLKVDDIIESYTYEKVLATL, from the coding sequence ATGGTTAGAGTGTATGAGTTGGCTCAAGAATTGGGGATGACAAACAATGAATTCATTGATGAACTCGAAAAGCTAGGTATAGAGGCTAAGAGCCACATGAGTTCTATCGAGGAAGAAAAAGTTGAAGTGATTAAAAATCGTCTTACTAGAGCTAAAGCTCAGGAACTTGTTGAAAAGAGGGTAAGGCCTACGGTTATTCGGAGAAGGATGAAGAAGATAGAACCAGATATTGAAACGGCGGATGCCGAGCCTTTGAAAGCTGAATTACCGGAGGTTGAAGAACCTGTACTGCATATACAGAAAGAAGAGGAAGAAAAACCCTTAGTAGAAAAAGAGATAGCCACTCCTTCGAGTGCACCAGAAGAAATTGTCGAAAAAAGGGAAAAACCTATTGAACAAAAAGCGGTTGAACCAGAGAAAGTGGTACCTGAATCTGTTAGCATTGTGACAAAGCATCCTAAGGAAAAGAAGCATTTAAAAAGACTTGCTGAAATAGAAGAGGATGAAGATCAGGAGAAGTTAAAACCTGGCAAAAAAGTTACAAGAAAAGATACCGAAGACTCAATAAAGCTAAGGCCATCCAGAAGGAAGGTAATTTATAAGAAGAAGGAAGACCATACAACGAGAGATTTATATGAAAAGGAAGATATTCTTGGACCTTCTAGGGGTCCAGCTGTAAAGAAAGGACCACCTAAAAGGATAAAGAAGAAGACAGAGATTACTATTCCAAAGGCAATTAAGAGAAAGATAAAGATATTAGAGACTATTACAGTTAATGAACTGGCTAAGAAGATGGGAATTAAAGTAGGTAATGTGATAAAAAAGTTATTGGACCTGGGAGTTGTTGCAACGATTAATCAACCTTTGGATATTGATACCGCGTCCTTAATTGCCAGTGATTTTTCTTACGCCGTTGAGAGTATACCAATAGAGGAAGATATTTTGGGAAAAGATGAAGATGCCCCTGAGGAATTAGTACATAGGCCACCTGTGGTTACTGTAATGGGGCACGTAGATCATGGGAAAACCTCTCTTTTAGACGCTATACGTGAGACTAATGTCATAGGGAAAGAAGCAGGCGGTATTACACAGCATATAGGAGCATATCACGTAAGTCTTCCAAAAGGTGACATAGTATTTTTAGATACCCCGGGCCACGAAGCCTTTACAGCTATGAGGGCCAGAGGGGCGCAAGTTACCGATATTGTAGTTCTGGTAGTGGCGGCGGATGATGGTGTTATGTCTCAGACAGTTGAGGCTATAAACCATGCAAAGGCTGCAGGTGTAACATTGATGGTGGCCATTAATAAAATTGACAAACCCAATGCAGACATTGAGAAAGTGAAGAGAAGCCTCATGGAATATGGACTTGTCCCAGAAGAGCTGGGGGGAGATACCGTCTTCGTGGAGGTTTCTGCCAAGAAAAAACAGGGTATAAATGATATCCTGGAGCTTATCCTGTTACAAGCTGAACTGTTAGAATTAAAAGCCAATCCTAACAAGGCAGCCAAGGGAGTTGTTGTTGAGGCGAAACTGGATAAAGGTAGGGGGCCGGTAGCTACTGTACTTATCAAAGAAGGTACCTTAAAGGTCAGTGATCCCTTTGTAGTTGGAGTAAAATTTGGGAAGATAAGAGCACTGATTAATGAAAATGGAGAAAAGGTAACACAGGTGGGTCCGGCTATGCCCATAGAAATTATCGGACTTTCTGGAGTGCCCGAGGCAGGAGATAGCTTCATTGTAGTTGATGACGAAAAGAAAACAAGGCAAGTTGCATTGTTCAGACAGCAAAAGAAAAGGGAGTCTGAACTTGTAAAGACGAGCAAAATTGCGTTAGAGAACCTTTATGATAAGATTCAAGAGGGGTATGTAAAAGAACTGAATATAATTGTCAAGGCAGATGTACAGGGTTCGATAGAGGCTCTTCTAAAGGCATTAAATGAACTGAGTACTGATTCTATAAAGTTACATGTTATTCATGCCTCCGTTGGCGGTATAGTAGAATCTGATGTAATGTTAGCCTCTGCTTCAAATGCAATAATCATTGGTTTTAACGTTAAATCGGATACAAAGGTTCAGCAGATTGCTGAACAGGAAAAAGTGAGTATCAGGTTTTATACTATTATATATGATGTAATATCCGACATGAAAAAAGCCATGGAGGGCTTATTAGAGCCAACCCTTGAGGAGAAGACGTTAGGAAGGGCAGAGGTAAGAAGCACATTTAATATATCCAGGACTGGCACTATAGCTGGTAGTTTTGTTCTGAATGGAAAGATTGTAAAGGGTGAACATGCTCGTTTATTAAGGGATAATGTAGTAATTCACGATGGAAAGATATATTCATTAAAGAGATTTAAGGACGATGTAAAAGAGGTTGAATCTGGCTATGAATGCGGTATAGGAATAGAAAATTTTAATGATTTGAAGGTAGACGATATTATTGAATCCTATACTTATGAAAAGGTTTTAGCAACCCTGTAA
- the rbfA gene encoding 30S ribosome-binding factor RbfA encodes MMDYKRADRVSDLLKEEIAQMLLKDIKDPRIGFVTITGVEVTDDLRQARVFFSMVDSDRELEKTTRGLNSASSYIKKKLGKRLRMRYIPDIVFKFDGSLRYGSHIDSILEGLKRAVSD; translated from the coding sequence ATGATGGACTACAAAAGAGCTGATAGGGTTTCTGATCTCCTTAAAGAAGAGATCGCTCAAATGTTATTAAAAGATATTAAAGACCCCAGGATTGGTTTTGTGACAATTACTGGCGTTGAAGTAACTGATGACCTTCGCCAAGCAAGGGTATTCTTCAGTATGGTTGATAGTGATAGAGAATTAGAAAAGACTACCAGGGGGTTAAATAGCGCATCCAGTTATATTAAAAAGAAATTGGGAAAGAGGTTGAGAATGCGTTATATTCCAGATATTGTCTTTAAATTTGATGGTTCATTAAGATACGGAAGCCATATCGATAGTATCCTTGAAGGCTTAAAAAGGGCAGTCTCTGACTGA
- a CDS encoding DUF503 domain-containing protein yields the protein MIIGVCHLDLIIEGNSSLKGKRQVLKRVIGRVKQKFNVSIAEVGENDKWQRVQVAFCVVGNDKKYVNSSLDKITNFIDDLRVVDILNSEIEILDY from the coding sequence ATGATTATTGGTGTTTGCCACTTGGATCTTATAATAGAAGGTAACTCCTCCTTAAAAGGGAAGCGCCAGGTTTTAAAAAGGGTCATTGGTAGGGTTAAACAAAAGTTCAATGTATCTATAGCAGAGGTAGGGGAAAACGATAAGTGGCAAAGAGTGCAGGTAGCTTTTTGTGTGGTGGGTAATGATAAAAAATATGTCAATTCTTCTTTAGACAAGATAACTAACTTCATCGATGACCTAAGAGTTGTTGATATACTCAACTCAGAGATAGAGATACTTGACTATTAA